The genomic region GATCGCGCGATCGGCACTAATCTTAAAGTTAGCAATCTAGCCAACGCACAAGCCAAAGCCAAGTATTCGATCCTACTCCTTGCAGATAGCGACGTTCGCGTGGGGTCAAACTATTTGAGGCAAGTCATCCAGCCCATGCGCGACCCAGATGTGGGTGTCGTCACCTGTCTGTACCGTCCGCTAGTTCGAGGGTGGGTGGCAATCCTGGAAGCGATCGGGATTTCTACGGAATATCATCCTAGCATTTTAGTGGCCAGGAAACTGGAGGGAATGAAGTTCGCCCTCGGCCCAACCATTGTCATCCGCCAAAGCGTCCTCGAAGCAGTGGGAGGATTTCTGGCAATTGCCGATTATCTAGCGGACGATTTCCAACTGGGCTACCGAAGCGCCCAAGCAGGCTACAAAGTCGTGCTTTCCGACTATATTATCGATCATCTGATTACCACAGACAACTTGATTGATTTAATCGATCGTCAGACAAGGTGGAATTGCTGCACGCGAGTTTCTCGACCTTGGGGCTATTTAGGACTGATCTTTACCTACGGTACAGTCACCAGTTTGTTATTTTTAATTGCCACTGGCGGGTCGATACTAGGTTGGGCTGCATTTACTCTAGCTTGGACAACCCGTTTTATAATGGCATGGATAGTAGGGGTCAATTGCCTCAATGACGGCATTACCAAAAAATTTCTCTGGCTTCTGCCTTTAGCCGACCTCATTAGCTTCCTGCTGTGGTGTTATAGCTTTATGGGAAACACATTCTCCTGGCGCGGTCGGAGACTCAAGCTTACAAAAGACGGTAAGCTAGTGGTACTTTCTTCCGATTCTGGAAATATAGCAATCCTAAATGACTTGTGAAATCTTCTCTCTTCTCTCTGCGGTTCGGTAAAAAATTTCAAAACTCAAGCAAAATTGCTATATAACTAGCAACCGCTTTCGTCGGTTAGGACATTCTCAATTCCTGAAACCGTTCGGCTGAGCGCTCACGTCGAAGCCCTTGATTTTAGACCCTTCTTCCCCTAGCCCCTAGCCCCTAGCCCCTAGCCCCTAGCTATAACTAGCATCAAATTCAAATTTGTGAGGAGAAGTTCTGAATGACTGCTAAACTGAAATCTTTAGACCAACCTGTTCCCGAAATAACCACCGGCAGAAAGCACTACGTACCGCGCAATCATCGTCGCATCCTCTGCGTTTTTCCCAAGTACAGCCCCTCGTTTGGCACCTTTCAGCACGCTTACCCCCTAATGAGGGGTGTCAAAGCTTTTATGCCTCCCCAAGGTATTCTGGTTGTAGCTGCTTATTTACCCAAAGAATGGGAAATCCGCTTTGTTGATGAAAATGTGCATCCAGCAAAAAGGTCTGATTACAAGTGGGCAGATGTGGTGATTGCCAGCGGAATGCACATTCAGCGCCCACAGTTGAATAAAATTAACGAAATCGCCCACAAAGAAGGCAAAATAACAGTTATCGGTGGCCCATCTGTGTCCGGTTGTCCTGAATATTACCCAGATTTTGATATCTTACACCTGGGTGAGTTGGGAGATGCGACCGATCGCATGATCGAATATCTTGACGAACACAAAGAACGCCCCGAAAAGCAAATTCGCTTTGAAACTAAGGAACGTTTGCCCCTCAGCGAATTTCCTATTCCAGCTTATCATTTGCTCAACATCAATAAATATTTTATTGGCAGCGTGCAGTTTTCCAGCGGTTGTCCTTATAGCTGCGAATTTTGCGATATTCCCACACTTTACGGTCGCAATCCGCGCATGAAAACACCAGAACAGGTGTTAGCCGAACTGGATGAAATGCTCAAATCGGGTAATCCCGGCGCGGTGTATTTTGTAGACGACAATTTTGTAGGCGATCGCCGCGCTGCTATGCAGCTGTTACCTCACTTGATCGAGTGGCAAAAGCGCAATGGCTATCCCGTTCAATTTGCCTGCGAAGCTACCCTAAATATAGCGCAAAGTCCCAAACTTTTAGAGATGATGCGCGAAGCATATTTCTGTACAGTTTTTTGCGGCATAGAAACGCCCGAACCCCAAGCACTCCATGCTATTTCCAAAGATCACAACCTCAGTATGCCGATTTTGTCAGCTATTAAAAGTTTGAACAGCTATGGCATGGAAGTGGTATCGGGAATTATCATCGGATTAGATACAGATACGCCAGATACAGCAGACAGAATTATCGACTTTATTCGTTTGTCTAACATTCCCATGCTGACGATAAATCTGCTGTACGCCTTACCAAGAACAGCATTGTGGGATAGGTTAGAAAAAGAAGGCAGATTAGTTTCTGATGAGAATCGCGAATCAAATGTTGAGTTTTTAATGCCTTACGAACAGGTGGTAGAAATGTGGCGTCGCTGCATTACAACTGCCTACGAACCGGAATTTTTATATCAACGGTTCGCTTACAACACCGAACATACTTTCCCGAATCGCATTGAGGTTCCCAACAGTCCGCAACGTACTTCTAAGGAGAATATTCGCAAGGGTTTGACTATGTTGAGTAAAATCCTGCTGAGGGTAGGTGTGTTTGGTAGTTACCGCAAAACTTTCTGGAATATGGCTTCACCGATATTGAAAGCTGGTAAAATAGAAACGTTAATTCATATTGGGTTAGTAGCTCATCACTTGATTGAGTTTACTCGCCAGTGTGCCAAAGGTGAAGAATCTGCTTCTTTCTACTCTCAAAAAGTGCGGCAGCCCCAGCTATCTCTGCTTAAAACCGCTTCTAGATAACGCAAGTTGCTAGTTAGGTACGTAGTTGCGCTTTAGCGCTCTTACCCCAGTTGTAATAAGAGCGCTAAAGCGCAACTACGTACCCAGAAAGCAAGGCTCAATCTAAAATGCTCTCATCAAGAATGAACCATTAAAAATTGACCGTTCCCGTTAATTTCACCATTGCAACTGGCAAAATTACTCCCTAACCAAATCAAATAAAATCGCCAAATCCGGCGAAACTTGGCATAATCCATGCCATAATCTAACGTTTTTACTGTTGCTTGGTTGTCATCAAAGTTCTTTAGCCAATTGGCAAATGTCTGAGAGTAATTTGTGCCATTGAGATACCATCGGTTCACAGTCTTCAGATCCTTGTTATGGCTGGGAACCGCATCAAAATTCCAGTAACGACCGTAAGGAAAAATATATTTGTGCGTGTAAGCGCTGGATATGTTATTGGGAGTACGTACCGTGATGATGTGAATAAAGACCTTACCGTTATCCTTGAGAAAAGAAGCTAACTTTTGAAAGGCATTTGTTAAATTACCAACATGACAGAAAACGCCAATGGAAAGAATTTTGTCAAATTTAGTCTCAAATTTGGCATCATTTAAGTCTCCCTCAAACAGGGTGAAGCGACCTGAACTCAGATAGCTTTCAGGATCTTGCATCTTCTGGCGCATATATTCGCACTGGTACTTGCTCAAATTAATTCCTGTAAACCGGACATTGGGGAATTTGGAAAGAATGTAATTTGGCACGCAACCCCAACCGCAACCAAAGTCTAAGATGTGGTCGCCGTCTTTAATATCTAGCTTTTCAATCACATCATCAATCATCTGAATCTGCGATTGCTCTAAGTTAGCTGCTCCTTTTTCCCACAATCCCATGCTATACTTAGGATAAATGACTTTCCCATCGCCTAACATCTGATTGAGCATATCTTGAGGCAAGTCATACTGAATCTTCATCAAATCCCGCGAACCTTCCGCAATGCGATCGGTTTCTGTTAATACCCATTCATAAGGTGCAAGCAGAGAGGGAAAATAGCGAAAGAAGATGGGCATAAAGGTATTGAACATACCTTCTAGGACGGGATCGGGAACTTCCAATCCGTTAATATAAGCCTCTCCAACGGCCATTTGCACCGCGTTGACTACAGAGACTACTCCACGAGTTACTTTGTAGGCTAGAGGGCTTTTGATATTTACATTTCCTACTACTGGGATATACTTTTCGATATCTTGCAAGATGGGGGTAGAAGTCATGGTCAGATCCTTAATGATTATTGAAGATTGTGGTATGATACTCTCACAGAAAAATTTTGGCATTTCATAGATGCAATGACTATAATTTTTTAGCTAAAAAATCATAGTTATTACATCTATCAAAAGATAGAGGAAATAATCAGGGAGTCATGATAAAAACTGAAGTTTCTTTACAAAACTTAATAAATACTGTTGATGAGGAAGCAATGATTCCGCAAAATGTATACGCAAAGACATTGCGGCCTTTACTTCCGGCTGAAGCGTTTGCGCCTGATAGTAGTAAGTTAGTTATCCTGTTGATTAATCTGATAATCTTGATACTGGGTTGGACTATAGCCTCTGGGTTAGATCGGTGGCCTGTATATCTTTTGTGGCTGTATTTACCTTTCGCAATCATCATGGGCAATAGCGTCATTGTCCTGCTATTTAGCTCACATGACCTGATGCACGGAAGCGCGATTAGAAACGTCCGTGCGATGCGTATTATTAGCTTGTTAGGACTAACATTGGGGTGGATGCCACCGACATTGTGGAAAGCAGTTCATAACCGAGAACATCACAATAAAACTAATTCCTTAAAAGATCCCGATCGCAATTACTTATACCAACAACCTAAGACTTGGGGCAAATGGATTCAGAATTTGTTTGTGCCTTCGTCGGAAGTCAAACCTTTCTGGTTGACAGTGGGAATGACTTCAGCATGGGGAGTACAGACTTTCCGCAATTTAACTTCTGTGCTGTTGTTTAATAGCGAATCAGTTGATTATGTTCAGGCTGCATTTACCGTTAATAGTAAGGAACGTCGAGCGATCGCCGGTGAATTTTTAATAATCTTAATGCTTCATTTGAGCATTTTAGCTTACCTGGAATTTAACCCCATAAAACTTGTGCTGAGCTACTTTCTGCCGATTGGGATTGGCTATGCAGGCACAATATTTTATGTTTATACAAATCATATGCTCTCTCGAATGACCAGCGTTAACGATCCGCTGATTAATAGCCTTTCTATCAGGGTTCCTAAAATCTTCGATTTGCTGCATTTAAATTTCTCTTACCATACGGAGCATCATATTTTTCCAGGAATCAACTCTGACTATTATCCACTGGTTCAAGAATTACTAAAAATTCACTATTCTGACCGCTTCAACTTATTGGATGCGGGAGAGGCTTGGCGCTTAATGTTGCAAACTCCTCGGCATTACAAAGATGAAAATACGTTTACAGATTGGGATGGAGAAAAGGATATTACCTGTCCTCTGGGCCGATCGATCTCATAGTGAAAGCGCAATTCTCGCAAGAAAACTTGCTTTATTGTAAATTTCTAATTTCAGATTATAAATTTCAAATTAGAAATTTGAAATCTAAAATCTGAAATTCTCCTAGCTGACCATTCCGAATACGCTGCCGATCGCACGAACTACATTACTCGGTTGCATCGCATCCGTTGCTGCGGTGGGTTCGTAGCCGCAATGCACCATGCAATCTGCACATTTGGGATTGCCGCTACCTCGACCGTACTTACTCCAGTCTGTATTTTCCAGCAATTCCTTGAAGCTGGCGTAATGACCTTCGTTGAGAAGATAGCAGGGTTTTTGCCAACCGAGAACGCTGTAGCTGGGACTCCCCCAAGGCGTGCATTCGTAATCTTTCTCGCCGGTGAGAAAATCTAGAAAAAGTGGGTTGTGGTTGAAGTTCCAGCTTTTCTTGCCTGCTTTGTATGGCGCTAGGATTTCCCGGAAGAGGGCTTTCGTCTGTTCCCGTTGGAGAAAATGATCGCGATCGGGTGCCCACTCATAACTGTAGCCTGGGGAAATCATCATGCCATCGATATTCAGCGTGGCGATGAAGTCAAAGAAATCTTGCATTTCTTTGGTATCTGTTCCCTCGAAGACGGTGGTGTTGGTCGTTACCCGAAATCCTCTCGCTTTGGCGGCGCGAATCGCTTTGACGGCTGTATCGAAGACGCCTTTGCGATCGACGCATTTGTCGTGCAGTTCCTGCAACCCATCTAGGTGGACGCTGAAGGTGAGGTAGGGCGAAGGCTGAAATTTATCCAGACTCTTTTCCAGCAATAAGCCATTCGTGCAGAGGTAAACAAACTTTTTCCGCTCTACCAAACCCTTGACAATTTCATCTATTTGTGGATGAAGCAGCGGTTCTCCTCCAGGAATGGAGACGATCGGTGCCCCGCACTCTTGGACGGCGGCGAAGCACTGTTCGGGGGTGAGGTTTTGCTTGAGAATTTCTGCTGGGTGCTGGATTTTTCCGCAACCGGAACAGGCAAGATTGCACCGGAACAAGGGTTCCAACATCAAGACTAAGGGATATTGTTTGCGACCCGCAAGACGCTGCGAGACGATATATTTCCCTACTTCCAGCGCTTGTAGTAAGTTAATTGCCATTAATTTCCGCTCCTCTCACCAAACCAATACCGCGATCGGTGTTTTGCGTAGTTTAGCGTAACTGATATGACGATCGGGTGAGGGTGAGTGACAGTTTTACCAAGATGCTGACGGTGCGATCGCTTATGCCGAAAGAATATATAATAGATGAACATGAAATAAATTTTATAGATTTAAACCTCCTAGAAAACCTGCTTTAATCCCAATTGCGTCGCTATATTGAGTGCCATGACTTCCACAACAAATCCCCCAACTATTCTTACAGCTTTACCCGACCACACTCAGTTACCGGAGTCAGACGGAACATTTGTGAAAAATTTTCAAGAACATCCTCAAAGCATCCTGTTAACAGATTCAATTACCCCCTCTCTCCAGCAAAGGCATCCCGACGGTAATTATTGTATCGGTCAGGATTGCGGAATTTATTGGCGTTTAACCGATCCCCCAGAACGAGGAGCCGAATCGCCAGACTGGTTTTTTGTCCCTAATGTGCCAGCAACTCTCAACGGAATTGTGCGCCGTTCTTATGTGTTGTGGCAAGAACTGATATCGCCGTTAATTGTATTAGAATTTGGATCGGGAGATGGGTCAGAGGAACGAGACAGAAAGCCCTTATCGCGATCCGGTCAAGAAGATGTTAAACCTGGTAAATTTTGGATTTATGAAAATGTCATTCGTCCGGCATTTTACGGAATTTATGAAGTCAGCCGCGCACGGGTGGAAGTCTATCATTTAATGGAGGGTGAATATCAGTTAGTGGTAGAAAACGATCGGGGTCACTATCCGATTACGCCTTTAGGGGTGGAGTTGGGAATTTGGCAAGGACGCTATCAAAATATGGAATTACCCTGGCTCCGTTGGTGGGATAGTGAAGGGAATTTGTTGCTAACTGGAGATGAAAGAGCGGAGTTAGAAAGCCAAAGAGCGGAATTAGAAAGCCAAAGAGCGGAGTTAGAACGGCAAAGAGCCCAACGAGCAGAATTACAGCTTGAGCAGTTGCGATCGCAGTTGCGCTCTGCTGGAATTGAACCTGAAGTGTGATAATTCGGTTGCAAGATTATATGAAAAATAGTGAAGAAGTTGAATTAAAGCTGCGACCAAGACCAACAGAAACAGTCTCAATCCCAATTCCATTAAATACATTAGAATCGCTCAAAAAAGTAGCAGCGAGTCGAGATATGTCTTTGACAGCTTTGCTGAAGTTTTATATCGGTCAGAGTCTGAGGCAAGACTTGGCGAAAATGTTTAGCGATCGCTTACTAGAAACAACAGTTCAGGTTTTATCGCGGCACATCGATTCGGAGTCAGAAATCTCGGCTATTATTCAAGAAATTAGATCGGAAACTGGTCGAACTATTCGTTGAAGGAGTTTAACTGTTTCCGGCAACAATAGATAATAATTCTTGTTCGTCAAGATTCGTTTTCATTAATTAAATCCTCTTACAGAAGTTGGTTTTCGCTATTGCTTAACCCAACCTACATTACAATTTAAAATTATTTTTAAACCAGGCTACGGCATCTTTTAAAGCTGTCTCGATCGCAGTTTGAGGTAAACCCAATTCTCTTACTGCTTTTGATGGATCGTAATACATGGTTTGTGTTGCCATGCGAACGCCATCCAAAGGAACGGAAGGCGCTTTGCCTAAAGGTGCGAGAATTTGTTCGTCAATCCAGGCTACACTTAAGGGCAACCAGGCGGGGACGGTGTTTTGAGGTGCTGGCAAACCTGTGATTTCGGATAGTTTATCTAGTAGTTGTTTTAGGGTAAGATTTTGATGGCCGAGAATGTAGCGCTCGCCTGTTTTCCCCTTCTCCAAAGCTAGCAAATGCCCGCGTGCCACATCCCGCACATCGATAAAATTTAATCCTGTGTTCAAGTAAAACGGCATTTGCCGACGCAGGAAACGTAATATAATATCTCCAGTCGGAGTAGGCTTGATATCGAAAGGGCCGATCGGACTGGAAGGATTGACAATTACGACATCTTGACCATCCTTAACGGCTTGCATTGCTACCTGTTCGGCTAGATATTTAGACTTTTTGTAGTGACCGATGAGTTTGTCGATCGCACTTTGATACGTTTCATCTGCGACACCGCCTTCTTTTACCCCAATCGCTGCTACCGAACTGGTGTAAATTGTGCGATCGATCTTTGCTTGACGAGCTGCTGCTAGCACATTTTTAGTTCCTAGCACATTATGACTATAAAGTAAATCTCGATCGGCTTGCCAAAGCGAATAATGTGCCGCTACGTGAAATAGTACCTGACAACCAAGCATTTGCTGCCACAAATCTGGGTCTTTCAAATCGCCTTT from Argonema galeatum A003/A1 harbors:
- the hpnI gene encoding bacteriohopanetetrol glucosamine biosynthesis glycosyltransferase HpnI, whose translation is MEYLTISNLDRASWMPLVIDLSLLLLCLSAICYYCYGIYAAIEFFSHPTKIDRNFHPPISILKPICGLDIDTYENFASFCKQDYPQYQIIFGIQDEGDPSVEVVKKIIADFPEIDICLVISDRAIGTNLKVSNLANAQAKAKYSILLLADSDVRVGSNYLRQVIQPMRDPDVGVVTCLYRPLVRGWVAILEAIGISTEYHPSILVARKLEGMKFALGPTIVIRQSVLEAVGGFLAIADYLADDFQLGYRSAQAGYKVVLSDYIIDHLITTDNLIDLIDRQTRWNCCTRVSRPWGYLGLIFTYGTVTSLLFLIATGGSILGWAAFTLAWTTRFIMAWIVGVNCLNDGITKKFLWLLPLADLISFLLWCYSFMGNTFSWRGRRLKLTKDGKLVVLSSDSGNIAILNDL
- a CDS encoding B12-binding domain-containing radical SAM protein, translated to MTAKLKSLDQPVPEITTGRKHYVPRNHRRILCVFPKYSPSFGTFQHAYPLMRGVKAFMPPQGILVVAAYLPKEWEIRFVDENVHPAKRSDYKWADVVIASGMHIQRPQLNKINEIAHKEGKITVIGGPSVSGCPEYYPDFDILHLGELGDATDRMIEYLDEHKERPEKQIRFETKERLPLSEFPIPAYHLLNINKYFIGSVQFSSGCPYSCEFCDIPTLYGRNPRMKTPEQVLAELDEMLKSGNPGAVYFVDDNFVGDRRAAMQLLPHLIEWQKRNGYPVQFACEATLNIAQSPKLLEMMREAYFCTVFCGIETPEPQALHAISKDHNLSMPILSAIKSLNSYGMEVVSGIIIGLDTDTPDTADRIIDFIRLSNIPMLTINLLYALPRTALWDRLEKEGRLVSDENRESNVEFLMPYEQVVEMWRRCITTAYEPEFLYQRFAYNTEHTFPNRIEVPNSPQRTSKENIRKGLTMLSKILLRVGVFGSYRKTFWNMASPILKAGKIETLIHIGLVAHHLIEFTRQCAKGEESASFYSQKVRQPQLSLLKTASR
- a CDS encoding SAM-dependent methyltransferase yields the protein MTSTPILQDIEKYIPVVGNVNIKSPLAYKVTRGVVSVVNAVQMAVGEAYINGLEVPDPVLEGMFNTFMPIFFRYFPSLLAPYEWVLTETDRIAEGSRDLMKIQYDLPQDMLNQMLGDGKVIYPKYSMGLWEKGAANLEQSQIQMIDDVIEKLDIKDGDHILDFGCGWGCVPNYILSKFPNVRFTGINLSKYQCEYMRQKMQDPESYLSSGRFTLFEGDLNDAKFETKFDKILSIGVFCHVGNLTNAFQKLASFLKDNGKVFIHIITVRTPNNISSAYTHKYIFPYGRYWNFDAVPSHNKDLKTVNRWYLNGTNYSQTFANWLKNFDDNQATVKTLDYGMDYAKFRRIWRFYLIWLGSNFASCNGEINGNGQFLMVHS
- a CDS encoding fatty acid desaturase family protein, encoding MIKTEVSLQNLINTVDEEAMIPQNVYAKTLRPLLPAEAFAPDSSKLVILLINLIILILGWTIASGLDRWPVYLLWLYLPFAIIMGNSVIVLLFSSHDLMHGSAIRNVRAMRIISLLGLTLGWMPPTLWKAVHNREHHNKTNSLKDPDRNYLYQQPKTWGKWIQNLFVPSSEVKPFWLTVGMTSAWGVQTFRNLTSVLLFNSESVDYVQAAFTVNSKERRAIAGEFLIILMLHLSILAYLEFNPIKLVLSYFLPIGIGYAGTIFYVYTNHMLSRMTSVNDPLINSLSIRVPKIFDLLHLNFSYHTEHHIFPGINSDYYPLVQELLKIHYSDRFNLLDAGEAWRLMLQTPRHYKDENTFTDWDGEKDITCPLGRSIS
- the hpnH gene encoding adenosyl-hopene transferase HpnH, whose amino-acid sequence is MAINLLQALEVGKYIVSQRLAGRKQYPLVLMLEPLFRCNLACSGCGKIQHPAEILKQNLTPEQCFAAVQECGAPIVSIPGGEPLLHPQIDEIVKGLVERKKFVYLCTNGLLLEKSLDKFQPSPYLTFSVHLDGLQELHDKCVDRKGVFDTAVKAIRAAKARGFRVTTNTTVFEGTDTKEMQDFFDFIATLNIDGMMISPGYSYEWAPDRDHFLQREQTKALFREILAPYKAGKKSWNFNHNPLFLDFLTGEKDYECTPWGSPSYSVLGWQKPCYLLNEGHYASFKELLENTDWSKYGRGSGNPKCADCMVHCGYEPTAATDAMQPSNVVRAIGSVFGMVS
- a CDS encoding Uma2 family endonuclease, translating into MTSTTNPPTILTALPDHTQLPESDGTFVKNFQEHPQSILLTDSITPSLQQRHPDGNYCIGQDCGIYWRLTDPPERGAESPDWFFVPNVPATLNGIVRRSYVLWQELISPLIVLEFGSGDGSEERDRKPLSRSGQEDVKPGKFWIYENVIRPAFYGIYEVSRARVEVYHLMEGEYQLVVENDRGHYPITPLGVELGIWQGRYQNMELPWLRWWDSEGNLLLTGDERAELESQRAELESQRAELERQRAQRAELQLEQLRSQLRSAGIEPEV
- the hpnA gene encoding hopanoid-associated sugar epimerase, with the translated sequence MTKKAFVTGGTGFIGANIVRSLLQEGYAVRALVRPSSRLDNLQNLDIEIVKGDLKDPDLWQQMLGCQVLFHVAAHYSLWQADRDLLYSHNVLGTKNVLAAARQAKIDRTIYTSSVAAIGVKEGGVADETYQSAIDKLIGHYKKSKYLAEQVAMQAVKDGQDVVIVNPSSPIGPFDIKPTPTGDIILRFLRRQMPFYLNTGLNFIDVRDVARGHLLALEKGKTGERYILGHQNLTLKQLLDKLSEITGLPAPQNTVPAWLPLSVAWIDEQILAPLGKAPSVPLDGVRMATQTMYYDPSKAVRELGLPQTAIETALKDAVAWFKNNFKL